A single window of Pseudarthrobacter psychrotolerans DNA harbors:
- a CDS encoding TetR/AcrR family transcriptional regulator, which produces MTSQRTTTVGDEKILAATRDSVIRHGVRRTTANDIVERAGISRMTFYRRMGSVENAVLQTLTREFRAYAAAAEAASSTGNGREKLVQFAVESVRVFATSELLASIGERDPEFLIPYVTDRFGQSQQLILTRLEALIAAGLEDGSIEAAPATATSILLALQGVALSSKVLLRMGTFDDSVAELKKMLERYLTPSSNGGESNTGSGRTSP; this is translated from the coding sequence ATGACGTCACAACGTACCACCACGGTTGGCGATGAAAAGATCCTCGCCGCCACCCGGGACTCGGTCATCCGCCACGGAGTCAGGCGCACCACGGCCAACGACATTGTGGAGCGCGCCGGAATCTCGCGCATGACCTTTTACCGCCGGATGGGGTCCGTGGAGAATGCTGTGCTCCAGACGCTGACCCGCGAGTTCCGCGCTTATGCTGCAGCCGCCGAGGCTGCCAGCAGCACCGGCAACGGCCGCGAGAAACTGGTGCAATTCGCCGTCGAAAGCGTCCGTGTGTTTGCCACCTCGGAACTGCTGGCCTCCATTGGCGAGCGGGACCCCGAGTTCCTTATCCCCTACGTCACCGACCGCTTCGGGCAGAGCCAGCAGCTCATTCTTACCCGGCTGGAAGCGCTGATCGCCGCCGGCCTGGAGGACGGCAGCATTGAGGCGGCGCCAGCCACCGCCACATCAATCCTGCTTGCCCTGCAGGGAGTGGCCCTCTCCTCGAAAGTGCTGCTGCGGATGGGCACTTTCGACGATTCCGTCGCTGAACTGAAGAAAATGCTGGAACGCTACCTCACGCCGTCGAGCAACGGCGGTGAGTCGAACACCGGCAGTGGAAGGACAAGCCCATGA
- a CDS encoding diacylglycerol kinase family protein, translated as MTAVPGGHALLLVNPTSGRGRGLRLSPGATEALHAAGFTPAVVVTESLAEATRKARDAAAGSLVAVLGGDGFLGAAASGARESGAVLLPLAGGRGNDTVRRLGLGLDPAQTVRNIPQLVVRDIDLGLVNGRPYFGVANVGFDGVANELGNSTDLNLGSLTYLYGGLKAFMGWQDVTFTVTVDGLETVFPGWFVAVGNVGQYGGGLHICPEAKVDDGLLDVVTLGRASILRVAATFLRSYRGTHLNTPGVGFTRGRSVTISANRPLNIYADGEMIAPLPATVEIVPAAVKVLVPGNSPVFS; from the coding sequence ATGACTGCAGTACCGGGCGGACACGCACTGCTTCTGGTCAATCCAACATCGGGCCGCGGCAGGGGCCTGCGCCTCAGTCCCGGGGCCACCGAAGCGCTCCACGCGGCAGGCTTCACACCCGCCGTCGTCGTCACGGAGAGCCTGGCGGAAGCCACACGAAAGGCCCGCGACGCCGCGGCGGGAAGCCTGGTGGCAGTCCTGGGCGGTGACGGCTTCCTGGGCGCAGCCGCGTCGGGAGCGCGCGAATCGGGCGCCGTGCTCCTCCCGCTGGCCGGTGGCCGCGGCAATGACACCGTGCGCCGGCTGGGACTGGGGCTGGACCCGGCACAAACGGTCCGCAACATCCCGCAGCTGGTGGTGCGGGACATCGACCTGGGCCTGGTCAACGGGCGCCCCTACTTCGGCGTCGCCAATGTCGGCTTCGACGGCGTGGCCAACGAACTCGGCAACAGCACGGACCTGAACCTCGGATCGCTGACCTACCTCTACGGCGGGCTGAAGGCCTTCATGGGGTGGCAAGACGTGACCTTCACCGTCACCGTGGACGGCCTGGAGACGGTCTTCCCCGGCTGGTTTGTTGCGGTAGGCAACGTGGGCCAGTACGGCGGCGGGCTGCACATCTGCCCGGAAGCCAAAGTGGATGACGGCCTCCTGGATGTGGTCACCCTGGGACGGGCCTCCATCCTCCGGGTCGCAGCCACCTTCCTGCGCTCCTACCGCGGCACCCACCTGAACACGCCGGGTGTCGGCTTTACGCGCGGCCGCAGCGTCACCATCAGCGCCAACAGGCCGTTAAACATCTACGCCGACGGCGAGATGATCGCCCCGCTGCCGGCAACGGTTGAGATTGTCCCGGCCGCGGTCAAGGTCCTGGTCCCCGGGAACTCCCCGGTATTCTCCTAA
- a CDS encoding HAD-IA family hydrolase, which produces MGADKTEAIAALLELGGIAAESGLVARTFVRFQEILAALYAANAPVPLDGVEDALRTLKSMGIKVALTTGFSRDVADPLLATLGWRVGDGELLDAVVTSDEVPRGRPAPHMIHRAMERTGLLNVDAVLVAGDTVVDLQYAANAGVAGVGVLTGKLGAEELGRHPHLRILPGVKDLPELVGALAAGSTGVVR; this is translated from the coding sequence ATGGGCGCGGACAAGACCGAAGCCATCGCAGCGCTGCTGGAACTTGGCGGCATCGCCGCCGAATCCGGGCTCGTTGCGCGCACGTTTGTCCGCTTCCAGGAGATCCTGGCGGCCCTCTACGCCGCGAACGCACCCGTTCCCCTGGACGGTGTTGAGGACGCGCTGCGGACCCTGAAGTCCATGGGCATCAAGGTGGCCCTGACCACCGGATTCTCGCGGGATGTGGCCGATCCGCTGCTGGCCACGCTGGGCTGGCGCGTGGGCGACGGGGAGCTGCTGGACGCCGTGGTCACCTCCGACGAAGTGCCCCGCGGACGGCCGGCTCCCCACATGATCCACCGCGCCATGGAGCGCACCGGCCTCCTGAACGTGGACGCCGTGCTGGTGGCCGGCGACACCGTGGTCGATCTGCAGTACGCGGCAAACGCCGGCGTGGCCGGCGTCGGCGTCCTCACCGGGAAGCTCGGCGCGGAGGAGCTGGGCCGCCACCCGCACCTGCGCATCCTTCCCGGCGTGAAGGACCTCCCCGAATTGGTGGGCGCCTTGGCCGCCGGAAGCACCGGCGTCGTCCGCTGA
- a CDS encoding GntR family transcriptional regulator, with product MSLSQLQPLHQRLTDELRTRITSGVWPEGFRIPSEAELCREFDASRGTVRQALSALRGEGLILGGRGKQPVAGRAALSQPFTTFMSFTEWAGSIGKTPGQQTREIARRPASPEVAAQLGITAGEPVVEVLRLRLLGDAPAMVERTSFVLDVGRLLFDFDTDSGSIFSFLKSQGVDLSRARHTIDAVAAEGLDVELLGVERGAPLLRERRLTSSAAGQPIEYSDDRYIPGLTNFTIENTSEHRANLVRVPTTA from the coding sequence ATGTCCCTATCGCAGCTTCAGCCTCTCCACCAGCGCTTGACCGATGAACTCCGTACCCGGATCACGTCGGGCGTCTGGCCGGAGGGATTCCGGATTCCCAGCGAGGCAGAGCTCTGCCGGGAATTCGACGCCTCCCGGGGAACGGTCCGGCAGGCCCTTTCGGCACTGCGCGGGGAGGGCCTCATTCTGGGCGGTCGCGGCAAGCAGCCGGTGGCCGGCCGGGCGGCGCTGTCCCAGCCGTTCACCACTTTTATGTCCTTTACGGAGTGGGCCGGGTCCATTGGCAAGACCCCGGGGCAGCAGACCCGCGAGATCGCCCGCCGCCCGGCCTCGCCCGAGGTGGCAGCCCAGCTGGGCATCACGGCGGGCGAGCCCGTGGTGGAGGTGCTGCGGCTGCGGCTCCTCGGAGACGCGCCGGCCATGGTGGAGCGGACCAGCTTTGTCCTGGACGTCGGCCGGCTGCTGTTCGACTTCGACACGGACAGCGGTTCCATCTTCAGCTTCCTGAAAAGCCAGGGCGTGGACCTGAGCCGGGCCCGGCACACCATCGACGCCGTGGCGGCCGAGGGGCTCGACGTGGAACTGCTCGGCGTCGAACGCGGCGCACCGTTGCTCCGCGAACGGCGCCTGACCTCATCTGCGGCCGGGCAGCCGATCGAATACTCCGACGACAGGTACATCCCCGGCCTGACCAACTTCACCATCGAAAACACCAGCGAGCACCGCGCCAACTTGGTCCGCGTGCCAACCACAGCCTAA
- a CDS encoding TIGR03364 family FAD-dependent oxidoreductase — translation MTWRGAATIDLVNTGILQTQAAGSLPSSVDVVVVGAGIVGLAHAALAADRGLSVLVIDRDHRAVGASIRNFGHCCITAQTGDLYELAITGRKHWLDFSERAGFWATESGAVVVARTETELRVLHELAAHREPGQIVLLSAAETCARLGRVAAAEVSDVTTSPVVVGGAWLRDDLRVDPRTTVASLAAWLGSRPDTSVRWNTSAVGFGSGTGRTALVRTSRGEVEADYVFVCVGHDVDLLFPELAEGHRIERCSLQMAAAAGPEGLELEPAVLTATSMLRYGAFAEMPSAPDLLAEVQAQDPALLDIGANVMFTQRPDGTLLLGDSHAYQKTADPFLAESATALLLDRIQDVLGVESLDITERWQGIYASSEVGPLLVDGVAPGVTAVSVTAGIGMTVSFGLAARNVSALP, via the coding sequence TTGACGTGGCGCGGAGCGGCCACCATCGATCTTGTGAATACCGGAATCCTTCAAACCCAAGCCGCCGGCAGCCTTCCTTCCTCCGTGGACGTGGTGGTGGTCGGGGCCGGCATCGTGGGCCTGGCCCACGCGGCCCTTGCCGCTGATCGCGGGCTCTCCGTGCTGGTCATTGACCGTGATCACCGCGCGGTGGGCGCCTCCATCCGGAACTTCGGACACTGCTGCATCACCGCGCAGACCGGCGACTTGTACGAACTGGCCATCACCGGCCGCAAGCACTGGCTGGACTTCTCGGAGCGCGCCGGCTTCTGGGCGACGGAATCCGGCGCCGTGGTGGTGGCGCGCACCGAAACAGAACTGCGCGTCCTCCACGAGCTGGCGGCACACCGCGAACCCGGCCAGATCGTGCTGCTCAGCGCCGCGGAAACGTGCGCCCGGCTGGGGCGAGTGGCTGCGGCGGAGGTTTCCGACGTAACGACGAGTCCCGTCGTCGTCGGCGGTGCGTGGCTGCGTGATGACCTCCGGGTCGATCCCCGGACCACGGTGGCGAGCCTCGCTGCGTGGCTGGGTTCGCGTCCGGACACGTCCGTGCGGTGGAACACGTCCGCCGTCGGCTTCGGCTCAGGGACCGGACGGACAGCCCTGGTCCGGACAAGCCGCGGCGAGGTGGAGGCCGACTACGTGTTTGTGTGCGTGGGCCACGACGTGGACCTGCTCTTCCCGGAACTTGCCGAAGGGCACAGGATCGAACGCTGCTCGCTCCAGATGGCAGCGGCAGCAGGTCCTGAGGGTCTGGAGCTGGAACCGGCAGTCCTGACCGCCACCTCCATGCTCCGCTACGGCGCCTTTGCGGAGATGCCGTCCGCGCCGGACCTCCTGGCAGAGGTTCAGGCACAGGATCCCGCGCTCCTGGACATCGGTGCCAACGTGATGTTCACCCAGCGCCCTGACGGCACCCTGCTGTTGGGCGACTCCCATGCGTACCAGAAAACGGCCGACCCCTTCCTGGCAGAGTCCGCCACGGCTCTACTGCTGGACCGTATCCAGGACGTCCTGGGGGTCGAATCCCTCGACATCACGGAACGCTGGCAGGGCATTTACGCCTCCAGCGAGGTGGGCCCGCTGCTTGTTGACGGCGTTGCCCCCGGCGTCACTGCCGTGTCCGTCACGGCGGGAATCGGCATGACCGTTTCCTTCGGCCTCGCGGCGCGCAACGTCTCCGCCCTCCCCTAA
- a CDS encoding phosphate/phosphite/phosphonate ABC transporter substrate-binding protein has translation MKSRYLALIPAALLATVGLSSCASPDVQNASANTPAYCANGPIKFGIEPYEDPAKLEPAYRVLADAMAAKLGCEVEVQVVEDYSAEVLAMANNRLDIGQFGPMGYVFASTKAGAEPIASFGTADGELSTYTAGIWVPKDSAIQSINDLKGKDVALGGIGSTSGDVLPRYGLKKAGISESDLDISYAGGHPEALLALANGTVDAAEINSQTLASATAAGTFKPEDFRQIWTSEAIPNDPITIRGSADPALKEAVRDALVNLPAEAIEEVGGFLDVTPPGPLLAVTKETYQPLFDLAATMGLTEEDL, from the coding sequence ATGAAATCCCGCTACCTCGCCCTGATTCCGGCTGCCCTGCTCGCCACCGTCGGCCTGTCCTCCTGCGCCAGCCCGGACGTCCAGAACGCCTCCGCCAACACCCCCGCGTACTGCGCTAACGGTCCCATCAAGTTCGGCATCGAACCCTATGAGGACCCGGCCAAGCTCGAACCCGCCTACCGCGTCCTCGCGGACGCCATGGCGGCGAAGCTGGGCTGCGAAGTGGAGGTCCAGGTAGTGGAGGACTACTCGGCAGAGGTGCTGGCCATGGCCAACAACCGCCTTGACATCGGACAGTTCGGCCCCATGGGCTACGTCTTCGCCAGCACCAAGGCGGGAGCGGAACCCATTGCCTCCTTTGGAACGGCCGACGGCGAACTCAGCACCTACACCGCCGGCATCTGGGTGCCGAAGGACTCCGCCATCCAGTCGATCAACGACCTCAAGGGCAAGGACGTGGCACTCGGCGGCATCGGATCCACGTCCGGCGATGTCCTCCCCCGCTACGGGCTCAAGAAGGCCGGCATCAGCGAATCCGACCTGGACATCAGCTACGCCGGCGGGCACCCCGAAGCCCTCCTGGCCCTGGCCAACGGGACGGTGGACGCCGCCGAGATCAACTCCCAGACACTTGCCTCAGCCACGGCCGCGGGCACCTTCAAGCCGGAGGATTTCCGCCAGATCTGGACCTCCGAAGCCATCCCCAACGATCCCATCACCATCCGCGGCAGCGCTGACCCGGCCCTCAAGGAAGCCGTCCGCGACGCCCTGGTGAACCTCCCCGCCGAGGCCATCGAAGAGGTGGGCGGCTTCCTGGACGTCACGCCTCCGGGCCCGCTGCTGGCCGTCACCAAGGAGACCTACCAGCCGCTGTTCGACCTCGCCGCCACCATGGGACTGACCGAGGAAGACCTGTGA
- a CDS encoding ATP-binding cassette domain-containing protein, which translates to MTAVQVDGLTKAYAGTTVLDGVDFTVQAGELLAFLGANGSGKSTTLKCVIGLTRPDAGTVRVQGKDLGTLQGRAQILARSQAAMVFQKIQLVPRRTALDNVCSGGLLRVRGLASASPAFFAKELKEEAMACLDRVGLAGIALERTGKLSGGQQQRVAIARALCQRASVLLADEPVSALDPHAAEQVMALLAELAHTENLAVAAVLHQPDLAIRYADRAIGLLKGKIVFDGGPAGLTDDVLDTLYAPDSVAA; encoded by the coding sequence GTGACAGCTGTCCAGGTGGATGGCCTGACCAAGGCCTACGCGGGGACCACGGTTCTGGACGGCGTCGATTTCACCGTCCAGGCAGGGGAACTGCTGGCATTCCTGGGCGCCAACGGCTCGGGAAAGTCCACCACCCTCAAATGTGTCATCGGGCTGACCCGTCCGGATGCCGGCACCGTCCGCGTCCAGGGCAAAGACCTGGGGACACTGCAGGGCCGGGCACAGATCCTGGCGCGCAGCCAGGCGGCCATGGTCTTCCAGAAAATCCAGCTCGTTCCGCGCCGGACGGCCCTGGACAACGTCTGCTCCGGCGGACTCCTCCGGGTCCGCGGCCTCGCCTCGGCCAGCCCGGCATTTTTTGCCAAAGAACTGAAGGAGGAAGCCATGGCATGCCTGGACCGGGTAGGACTGGCGGGGATTGCCCTGGAACGGACGGGGAAGCTGTCCGGCGGACAGCAGCAGCGCGTCGCGATTGCCCGGGCCCTCTGCCAGCGCGCTTCGGTGCTGCTCGCGGACGAACCAGTCTCCGCCCTGGACCCGCATGCGGCGGAACAGGTCATGGCGCTGCTGGCCGAACTTGCCCACACGGAGAACCTCGCCGTCGCGGCGGTGCTCCACCAGCCGGACCTCGCGATCCGTTACGCAGACCGCGCCATCGGCCTCCTCAAGGGCAAAATAGTGTTCGACGGCGGCCCCGCCGGCTTGACGGACGATGTCCTGGACACGCTGTACGCACCGGACAGCGTTGCAGCATGA
- the phnE gene encoding phosphonate ABC transporter, permease protein PhnE has product MSAPALPRARRQWTRTGTITAAVVLLIAMHAVALESTEFKPALLVDGAQGMGRFLAEAFPPDLNWEKVLKPSLEATLVTLWIGLLGTTLSIPTALLLAALASETTTPHPVVYQAARAVLSFFRAVPDVVFALIFVTAVGLGPFAGVLALICHNTGVMGKLWAEAMEESDQGPVQALASAGASKLQQTFHANIPLVVPQFVGLLLYRFDVNVRSSLVLGLVGAGGVGLLINQAIKSFQFDQMLTHIIVVLVLIVLVDQASALIRRRLA; this is encoded by the coding sequence ATGAGCGCCCCCGCACTCCCCCGGGCACGGCGCCAGTGGACCCGTACCGGGACCATCACCGCCGCCGTCGTACTCCTCATTGCCATGCATGCGGTGGCCCTGGAGAGCACGGAGTTCAAACCTGCGCTGCTGGTTGACGGCGCCCAGGGCATGGGACGTTTCCTCGCCGAGGCGTTCCCGCCGGACCTGAACTGGGAAAAGGTACTGAAGCCCAGCCTTGAAGCAACCCTGGTGACGCTGTGGATCGGGCTCCTGGGAACCACCCTCTCCATTCCCACCGCCCTCCTGCTGGCCGCGCTGGCGTCGGAAACGACTACTCCGCATCCCGTGGTGTACCAGGCGGCGCGTGCCGTACTGTCCTTCTTCCGGGCGGTGCCTGACGTTGTTTTTGCGCTGATTTTTGTCACCGCCGTGGGGCTGGGCCCGTTCGCCGGCGTGTTGGCTCTGATCTGCCACAACACCGGCGTGATGGGGAAGCTCTGGGCAGAGGCCATGGAGGAGAGCGACCAGGGACCTGTCCAGGCGCTCGCCTCCGCCGGTGCCAGCAAACTGCAACAGACGTTCCACGCGAACATCCCGCTGGTGGTCCCCCAGTTTGTGGGGCTGCTCCTTTACCGGTTTGACGTGAACGTGCGGTCCTCGCTGGTCCTGGGCCTGGTGGGCGCCGGCGGTGTGGGCCTCCTCATCAACCAGGCCATCAAGTCGTTCCAGTTCGATCAGATGCTGACGCACATCATCGTGGTGCTCGTCCTGATCGTGCTGGTTGACCAGGCGTCGGCCCTGATCCGGCGCAGGCTCGCCTGA
- the uraD gene encoding 2-oxo-4-hydroxy-4-carboxy-5-ureidoimidazoline decarboxylase: protein MHLEQFNAAGRTEAADFLRPCLDIQRWIDELADARPYSSPDALLAAGRGAANPFTPAEIKAALAHHPRIGERAKGDSAEAKLSQSEQAGLGVADSAVAEALAEGNRGYEEKFGQVFLIRAAGRSREEILAALNTRLAHTPGEEQSIIGQQLREIAVLRLEGLMGK, encoded by the coding sequence ATGCATCTTGAACAATTCAATGCGGCCGGCCGCACCGAGGCTGCCGATTTCCTGCGCCCCTGCCTGGACATCCAGCGCTGGATCGACGAGCTCGCCGACGCCCGGCCCTATTCCAGTCCCGACGCGCTGCTCGCGGCAGGCCGCGGCGCAGCCAACCCCTTCACCCCGGCGGAGATCAAAGCAGCTCTCGCGCACCATCCGCGGATCGGCGAGCGGGCGAAGGGCGACAGCGCGGAAGCGAAGCTGTCCCAGTCGGAACAGGCCGGACTGGGCGTGGCCGATTCTGCCGTCGCCGAGGCCCTGGCGGAAGGCAACCGGGGCTACGAGGAGAAGTTCGGCCAGGTGTTCCTGATCCGCGCTGCCGGCCGCAGCCGCGAGGAGATCCTGGCCGCCCTCAACACCCGGCTCGCCCACACCCCCGGCGAAGAACAATCAATCATTGGCCAGCAGTTGCGGGAAATCGCTGTGCTCCGACTCGAAGGACTGATGGGCAAATGA
- the uraH gene encoding hydroxyisourate hydrolase gives MSISHVTTHVLDTGSGKPAADVPVTLHVLDGVRWVQIAEGATDADGRVKQLGPERLPSGTYRLAFDTGKYFAASGTETFFPEVTLTFGVIEAEAHYHVPLLLSPFAYSTYRGS, from the coding sequence ATGAGCATTTCCCACGTCACCACCCACGTACTCGATACCGGCTCCGGCAAGCCGGCGGCCGACGTCCCGGTAACCCTCCACGTGCTCGACGGCGTGCGTTGGGTCCAGATCGCCGAGGGCGCCACCGACGCGGACGGACGCGTCAAACAGCTGGGACCGGAGCGGCTCCCTTCCGGGACCTACCGCCTGGCCTTCGACACGGGAAAGTACTTCGCCGCCAGCGGCACCGAAACGTTCTTCCCGGAGGTGACCCTCACGTTTGGCGTGATCGAGGCGGAGGCCCATTACCACGTGCCGCTCCTGCTGAGCCCGTTCGCATATTCCACCTACCGGGGAAGCTGA
- a CDS encoding MFS transporter: MSVQNTETAVPLPDDKTGKDGVQRRTNVRWKMFLLLLVLVAVNYIDRGSISVALPIIQKEFNLAPELVGLLLSAFFWTYALMQVPVGLLIDKFGPRKVMTASCVGWGAATAASGLAGGFLSMFIARLGIGVTEAGVMPAGGKLNAIWMHKSERGRGATILDAGAPLGAGLGGLLIAGLIASTGSWRLSFMVAGAATVLMGLAVWWYVRDNPRQHRGVNDAEADYIEASHAAEDAAAELDGSKGKRALLPYLKFRSFWAMCFGWLGFNGVFYGLLTWGPLYLAQDKGFDLKTIGWSTFVIFGAGFVGEILGGAIADKWQSTGASANRVMRTLLGTSSVVVIGGLIGVTVVADPTTAVILLSVVMFFLRWVGLFWSIPSILGGRTNAGVLGGAMNFSGNISGFVTPIAVGLIVGATGSYTWALLYFVGSAIIMGVSVLTLNYNKRLPV, encoded by the coding sequence GTGTCTGTTCAAAATACTGAAACCGCTGTACCGCTCCCCGACGACAAAACCGGCAAGGACGGCGTGCAACGTCGCACCAACGTCCGCTGGAAAATGTTCCTTCTCCTACTGGTACTCGTCGCCGTCAACTACATCGACCGGGGCTCCATCTCGGTGGCCCTGCCGATCATCCAGAAGGAATTCAACCTCGCCCCCGAACTTGTGGGCCTCCTGCTCTCCGCTTTCTTCTGGACCTACGCGCTGATGCAGGTCCCGGTAGGCCTCCTGATCGACAAATTCGGTCCCCGCAAGGTCATGACCGCGTCCTGCGTCGGCTGGGGCGCAGCCACGGCAGCCTCCGGCCTGGCCGGCGGCTTCCTCAGCATGTTCATTGCCCGGCTGGGCATCGGCGTCACGGAAGCCGGTGTTATGCCGGCCGGCGGCAAGCTCAACGCGATCTGGATGCACAAGTCAGAGCGCGGACGCGGTGCCACCATCCTTGACGCCGGGGCACCGCTGGGCGCCGGCCTGGGCGGCCTCCTGATTGCCGGCCTGATCGCTTCCACCGGCAGCTGGCGCCTCTCGTTCATGGTCGCGGGCGCCGCCACCGTACTGATGGGCCTTGCCGTCTGGTGGTACGTCCGCGACAACCCCCGCCAGCACCGCGGCGTCAACGACGCCGAGGCCGATTACATCGAAGCCTCCCACGCAGCCGAGGACGCTGCTGCGGAGCTCGACGGCAGCAAGGGCAAGCGCGCCCTCCTGCCCTACCTGAAGTTCCGTTCCTTCTGGGCCATGTGCTTCGGCTGGCTGGGCTTCAACGGCGTCTTCTACGGACTTCTGACCTGGGGACCGCTCTACCTGGCCCAGGACAAGGGCTTCGACCTCAAGACCATCGGCTGGTCCACGTTCGTGATCTTCGGCGCCGGCTTTGTCGGCGAAATCCTGGGCGGTGCGATCGCCGACAAGTGGCAGTCCACCGGCGCCTCCGCCAACCGTGTGATGCGCACGCTCCTGGGCACGTCCAGTGTTGTTGTGATCGGCGGCCTGATCGGCGTCACCGTCGTGGCCGATCCCACCACCGCGGTCATCCTCCTGTCCGTGGTCATGTTCTTCCTCCGCTGGGTGGGCCTGTTCTGGAGCATCCCCTCCATCCTGGGCGGCCGGACCAACGCCGGCGTCCTGGGCGGCGCGATGAACTTCAGCGGCAACATCTCCGGCTTCGTCACCCCGATTGCGGTCGGCCTGATTGTCGGTGCCACGGGCTCCTACACCTGGGCACTGCTGTACTTCGTGGGATCAGCGATCATCATGGGCGTATCCGTCCTGACCCTGAACTACAACAAGCGGCTACCTGTCTAA